From Loxodonta africana isolate mLoxAfr1 chromosome 2, mLoxAfr1.hap2, whole genome shotgun sequence, the proteins below share one genomic window:
- the LOC100671815 gene encoding olfactory receptor 6M1-like, with translation MQRENWTMVTEITLTGILTTRALGGLLFMVFLFTYLVTVLGNALIITLIFADHRLQSPMYFFLSNLSFSEILTTTSAVPKMLAGFLSERNSLSFGECFTQSYFYFLSGCTEFILFAVMSYDRYVAICSPLQYPVIMSGSLCVRLVILSWVGGFLLILPSTILKAGLPYCGPNVIDHFFCDSAPLLHLASADIHVIELLDFLSSLVLLISSLSLTVVSYMYIISTILKIPSGQGQRKAFATCASHFTVVSMGYGISIFVYVHPSQKSSLHLNKILFILSSVITPLLNPFIFSLRNETMKDALKDTLAKGHKFLKQMSDRISEKHPKLRYSQPYRG, from the coding sequence ATGCAGAGGGAGAACTGGACCATGGTGACTGAGATCACTCTTACTGGGATACTCACAACCAGAGCCCTTGGGGGCCTCCTGTTCATGGTTTTTTTATTTACCTATTTGGTGACTGTCCTTGGAAATGCCCTCATCATTACCCTGATCTTTGCAGATCACAGGCTTCAATcgcccatgtatttcttcctcagCAACCTCTCTTTCAGTGAAATTCTAACCACAACCTCTGCTGTTCCTAAGATGTTGGCAGGCTTCCTATCAGAGAGGAACAGTCTCTCATTCGGTGAATGCTTCACCCAGTCTTATTTCTACTTCCTCTCTGGATGCACTGAGTTCATCCTTTTTGCTGTCATGTCCtacgaccgctatgtggccatttgcagCCCTCTTCAGTATCCAGTGATTATGAGTGGCTCACTCTGTGTTCGCCTTGTCATTCTTTCCTGGGTAGGTGGCTTTCTTCTCATCCTGCCATCCACCATCCTTAAGGCAGGGTTGCCGTACTGTGGCCCCAATGTGAttgatcactttttctgtgacagTGCCCCCCTCCTCCACTTAGCTAGTGCTGACATCCATGTCATTGAGCTATTGGACTTCCTCAGCTCCCTTGTCCTGCTCATCAGCTCCCTTTCCCTCACAGTGGTCTCCTACATGTACATCATCTCCACCATTCTGAAGATACCCTCAGGCCAAGGTCAACGCAAAGCCTTTGCCACCTGTGCCTCTCACTTCACTGTGGTGTCCATGGGCTATGGGATCTCCATCTTTGTCTATGTCCACCCCTCACAGAAGAGCAGCCTGCACCTCAACAAGATTCTCTTTATCCTCTCCAGTGTCATCACACCACTCCTAAATCCCTTCATCTTCAGTCTACGGAATGAAACCATGAAAGATGCACTGAAGGACACCTTGGCCAAGGGCCATAAATTCCTTAAGCAGATGAGTGACAGGATCTCTGAGAAGCACCCCAAACTTAGATATTCTCAGCCTTACAGAGGATGA